From Salvia splendens isolate huo1 chromosome 3, SspV2, whole genome shotgun sequence, a single genomic window includes:
- the LOC121795603 gene encoding probable WRKY transcription factor 72 yields MIFEGEAMINMSSNNDEIEETLNTETLSMEEAYVTRAKVKMEEVRKENERLKVTLSQIMEDYSFLKNQFNGITDQSKKATNLASMAGSDEESELVCLSLGRFSGPREEKKMMNKRKTLENGNKLDGIELGLNSCHPDNSIEVSRNNLDESKEEGSNDVRSSTKHSRIGDDEILQQNNPMKKPRVSVRAQCNTQTMHDGCQWRKYGQKIAKGNPCPRAYYRCTVSPSCPVRKQVQRCIDDMSVLITTYKGAHNHPLQPSAAAMASTTSSAVAMLSCGSTTSTSCLTGYNFSTASNFPRATFSSSQSHPTVVLDLTPPNHHSNRLSSTLFSNTRSSPTSLNFSSNFPTINTTTTMAPPHSQHPLFSGVQKQAGNDQNIAAAIAHDLSFQSALAAAFASIVAKNNNVNGARSSGMNFHHQNFAQTTSNASVGCAASFMSRFGQPMNSQQHNLTLAASKTRAMSLADEGEHLSL; encoded by the exons ATGATTTTTGAGGGAGAAGCGATGATAAATATGTCTTCAAATAATGATGAAATTGAAGAAACCCTAAATACAGAAACGTTATCGATGGAG GAGGCATATGTGACTAGAGCAAAAGTGAAGATGGAGGAagttagaaaagaaaatgagagaTTAAAAGTCACATTGTCACAAATTATGGAAGATTACAGTTTTCTTAAAAATCAGTTCAACGGCATAACTGATCAATCTAAGAAAGCAACAAATCTCGCTTCGATGGCCGGTTCTGATGAGGAATCGGAGCTGGTTTGTTTGAGTCTAGGGAGATTCTCAGGCCCTAGGGaggagaagaagatgatgaacaAAAGAAAAACCCTAGAAAATGGAAATAAACTTGACGGAATCGAACTAGGGCTCAACTCATGTCACCCGGACAATTCTATCGAAGTTTCGAGAAACAACTTAGATGAATCTAAGGAAGAAGGGAGCAACGACGTCCGATCATCCACCAAACATTCTAGAATCGGAGATGATGAGATTTTGCAGCAGAACAACCCTATGAAGAAACCTAGGGTTTCTGTAAGAGCTCAATGCAACACTCAAACG ATGCATGATGGGTGTCAATGGAGGAAATATGGACAAAAAATAGCTAAAGGAAATCCATGCCCCCGGGCTTACTACCGTTGCACTGTCTCCCCGTCCTGCCCGGTCAGAAAACAG GTGCAAAGATGTATAGATGACATGAGCGTTCTGATCACCACCTACAAAGGAGCTCACAACCACCCTCTCCAGCCTTCGGCCGCTGCCATGGCTTCCACCACCTCCTCAGCCGTGGCCATGCTCAGCTGCGGCTCCACCACAAGCACCAGCTGTCTAACCGGATACAATTTCAGCACCGCTTCAAATTTCCCACGAGCCACCTTCTCCTCATCACAATCACACCCCACAGTCGTACTCGACCTCACCCCACCAAATCACCACAGCAACAGATTATCATCAACCCTATTTTCCAACACTCGCTCTTCCCCAACTTCCCTCAACTTCTCATCCAATTTTCCCACCATAAACACCACCACCACGATGGCGCCACCTCATTCTCAGCATCCCTTGTTCTCTGGTGTCCAAAAGCAAGCCGGGAATGATCAGAATATTGCTGCAGCGATCGCCCACGATCTGAGTTTCCAGTCAGCGTTGGCTGCCGCTTTCGCATCAATTGTTGCGAAGAACAACAATGTGAATGGAGCTAGAAGTTCTGGAATGAATTTTCATCATCAGAATTTCGCGCAGACAACGAGTAATGCAAGCGTAGGTTGCGCAGCGAGCTTCATGAGCAGATTTGGGCAACCAATGAATTCCCAACAGCATAACTTGACATTGGCTGCATCAAAAACCCGAGCTATGTCATTGGCAGATGAGGGAGAACACCTCAGCTTATGA
- the LOC121797350 gene encoding single-stranded DNA-binding protein WHY1, chloroplastic-like isoform X1, which yields MVIHSLFPPRGGVAISTQQPQKLSAFNFAIPTNFVSTRKSSSLFRSPLRYRSKNATFCVKNQYSTPQEQSHQQQKFSPYDSPSQSQPGGQFPPRVYVGYSVYKGKAALTVEPRAPEFSPLESGAFKLSKEGYILLQFAPASGVRQYDWSRKQVFSLSVTEIGHIISLGARGSCEFFHDPNKGKSDEGRVRKVLKVEPLPDGSGHFFNLSVQNKITNVDENIYIPITKAEFTVLVSSFNFVLPYLLGWHTFANSIKPEDANCQNSSNATNPRSADFEWTR from the exons ATGGTAATCCACAGTTTATTTCCACCCAGAGGAGGCGTGGCGATTTCAACTCAACAACCCCAGAAATTGTCCGCTTTTAATTTCGCTATACCCACCAATTTTGTTTCCACAAGGAAAAGTTCTTCACTTTTCCGCTCCCCACTTCGATATCGCTCTAAAAATGCAACATTTTGTGTGAAAAATCAGTACTCGACTCCTCAAGAACAAAGTCACCAGCAGCAGAAGTTTTCCCCTTATGACTCTCCTTCCCAATCGCAGCCTG GAGGGCAGTTTCCACCAAGGGTTTATGTGGGATACTCTGTGTATAAAGGAAAAGCTGCTCTTACAGTGGAACCTCGTGCACCGGAGTTCTCTCCTTTAGAG TCTGGGGCCTTTAAGCTGTCGAAAGAGGGCTATATTCTGCTCCAGTTTGCTCCGGCATCTGGTGTTCGTCAATATGATTGGAGTCGGAAACAG GTATTCTCGTTATCAGTGACTGAAATTGGACACATAATCAGCCTTGGTGCAAGAGGCTCTTGTGAGTTTTTCCATGACCCAAATAAAGGAAAGAG CGATGAAGGCAGAGTGAGGAAAGTGTTGAAGGTGGAGCCACTGCCTGATGGTTCTGGCCACTTCTTCAATCTAA GTGTTCAAAACAAGATCACCAACGTGGACGAGAACATTTATATCCCCATCACAAAGGCGGAGTTTACTGTTCTTGTATCATCTTTTAAT TTTGTTCTACCATATCTATTGGGCTGGCATACCTTTGCGAACTCCATAAAGCCTGAAGATGCAAATTGTCAAAACAGCTCTAATGCCACTAACCCCAGATCTGCAGACTTCGAATGGACCAGATAG
- the LOC121797350 gene encoding single-stranded DNA-binding protein WHY1, chloroplastic-like isoform X2: MVIHSLFPPRGGVAISTQQPQKLSAFNFAIPTNFVSTRKSSSLFRSPLRYRSKNATFCVKNQYSTPQEQSHQQQKFSPYDSPSQSQPGGQFPPRVYVGYSVYKGKAALTVEPRAPEFSPLESGAFKLSKEGYILLQFAPASGVRQYDWSRKQVFSLSVTEIGHIISLGARGSCEFFHDPNKGKSDEGRVRKVLKVEPLPDGSGHFFNLSVQNKITNVDENIYIPITKAEFTVLVSSFNPI, translated from the exons ATGGTAATCCACAGTTTATTTCCACCCAGAGGAGGCGTGGCGATTTCAACTCAACAACCCCAGAAATTGTCCGCTTTTAATTTCGCTATACCCACCAATTTTGTTTCCACAAGGAAAAGTTCTTCACTTTTCCGCTCCCCACTTCGATATCGCTCTAAAAATGCAACATTTTGTGTGAAAAATCAGTACTCGACTCCTCAAGAACAAAGTCACCAGCAGCAGAAGTTTTCCCCTTATGACTCTCCTTCCCAATCGCAGCCTG GAGGGCAGTTTCCACCAAGGGTTTATGTGGGATACTCTGTGTATAAAGGAAAAGCTGCTCTTACAGTGGAACCTCGTGCACCGGAGTTCTCTCCTTTAGAG TCTGGGGCCTTTAAGCTGTCGAAAGAGGGCTATATTCTGCTCCAGTTTGCTCCGGCATCTGGTGTTCGTCAATATGATTGGAGTCGGAAACAG GTATTCTCGTTATCAGTGACTGAAATTGGACACATAATCAGCCTTGGTGCAAGAGGCTCTTGTGAGTTTTTCCATGACCCAAATAAAGGAAAGAG CGATGAAGGCAGAGTGAGGAAAGTGTTGAAGGTGGAGCCACTGCCTGATGGTTCTGGCCACTTCTTCAATCTAA GTGTTCAAAACAAGATCACCAACGTGGACGAGAACATTTATATCCCCATCACAAAGGCGGAGTTTACTGTTCTTGTATCATCTTTTAAT CCTATTTAA